In Propionimicrobium sp. PCR01-08-3, one DNA window encodes the following:
- a CDS encoding ATP-binding cassette domain-containing protein: MLQLESVTTGYGRVSVVFDVCLTVPDGKLVAVLGNNGAGKTTLLRAVMGLLPVRTGSVVFDGADITKLSTNKRVRRGIAYVPQGQQSFGQLTARENLVLIAERHGQAGARRMSEALDLFPALGGLLTRRAGLLSGGQRQQLAIARALITGPKLMVLDEPTEGIQPNVVAEIQAAISTMMSGAGISVLMVEQHVGYALEMADSFAVLASGRVMSTGAGGAAAVSQAREAMAL; the protein is encoded by the coding sequence ATGCTGCAGCTTGAATCGGTCACCACGGGTTACGGACGAGTCTCCGTGGTCTTCGATGTCTGCCTCACGGTTCCGGACGGCAAACTGGTCGCGGTGCTGGGCAACAACGGGGCCGGCAAGACGACGCTGCTGCGGGCAGTCATGGGGCTGCTGCCGGTGCGGACCGGCTCGGTGGTCTTTGATGGTGCGGATATCACCAAGCTGAGCACCAATAAGCGAGTCCGCCGGGGCATCGCGTACGTTCCGCAGGGCCAGCAGTCGTTCGGGCAGCTGACTGCCCGCGAGAACCTCGTGCTCATCGCCGAACGCCATGGGCAGGCCGGTGCAAGACGAATGAGTGAGGCACTCGACCTTTTCCCCGCCTTGGGTGGGCTGCTCACGCGCCGGGCCGGTTTGTTGTCGGGCGGTCAGCGCCAGCAGCTGGCGATCGCCAGGGCCTTGATCACCGGTCCCAAGCTGATGGTTCTGGACGAGCCGACCGAAGGCATCCAGCCGAATGTCGTCGCCGAAATTCAAGCGGCGATCTCGACGATGATGAGCGGAGCAGGCATCTCGGTGCTGATGGTCGAGCAGCATGTCGGCTATGCGTTGGAGATGGCGGACTCATTCGCCGTGCTCGCGTCCGGACGAGTGATGAGCACCGGAGCAGGTGGTGCGGCCGCAGTGTCTCAGGCGCGCGAAGCGATGGCACTATAG
- the urtD gene encoding urea ABC transporter ATP-binding protein UrtD translates to MAPRPDFQALEQAISAPAGEFRRDYLQVKNLRVDFDGFVAVDGVDLVVTAGDLRFLIGPNGAGKTTLIDAITGLANATGSASFGGVELLGLPSHKIVRASVGRTFQTASVIEKLSVLQNLDIAAGLHRKPRELVRRRKGIPEEVQIAAETIGLTGLLNAPAGVLAHGQRQWLEIGMLLVQGARCLLLDEPVAGMSAVEREQTGELLKRIGDQRTVVVVEHDMEFLRSFANSVTVLHQGKVLAEGTVAEVQADPKVIEVYLGESDAAA, encoded by the coding sequence ATGGCTCCACGACCGGACTTTCAAGCGCTGGAACAAGCGATCTCCGCGCCCGCCGGTGAATTCCGGCGTGACTACCTGCAGGTCAAGAATCTGCGGGTCGACTTCGACGGATTCGTTGCGGTCGACGGCGTCGACCTGGTGGTCACCGCGGGCGATTTGCGTTTCCTGATCGGTCCCAATGGCGCCGGGAAGACCACCCTCATCGACGCCATCACCGGGTTGGCGAACGCAACGGGGTCGGCGAGTTTCGGCGGTGTCGAACTGCTGGGTCTGCCCTCGCACAAGATCGTGCGGGCATCGGTCGGGCGCACCTTTCAGACCGCGAGCGTGATCGAGAAACTCAGCGTGCTGCAGAACCTCGACATAGCAGCTGGCCTGCACCGCAAACCGCGCGAGCTCGTCCGCCGCCGCAAGGGCATACCCGAAGAGGTGCAGATCGCAGCGGAGACAATCGGGCTGACCGGCCTGCTGAATGCGCCGGCCGGTGTGCTCGCCCACGGCCAAAGACAATGGCTCGAGATCGGCATGCTGCTCGTCCAGGGCGCCCGGTGCCTGCTGCTCGACGAACCGGTGGCCGGCATGAGTGCGGTCGAACGGGAACAGACCGGGGAACTGCTGAAACGCATCGGCGACCAGCGCACCGTCGTCGTGGTCGAACACGACATGGAGTTCTTGCGCAGCTTCGCCAATTCGGTGACGGTGCTGCATCAGGGCAAAGTGCTCGCCGAGGGGACCGTTGCCGAGGTGCAGGCCGACCCGAAGGTGATCGAGGTCTATCTAGGAGAATCCGATGCTGCAGCTTGA